A stretch of DNA from Vallitalea longa:
AGTGTGTAAAATATCATTGTCCAGAAGTTGAAAGGTAACTTAAATTCTTTTTGAATTCTAGGGAACTATTTAATCAATTCAAACAGAGTTACAATACTGTAGGTATGACAGATATACAAAGAGCTGCAAGATTCTTTATGATCATTAAGACAAGTTATGGATCTAGATTACATAGTTATGGATGTGTTAAGAAAGATGTTTCTACAATGGTTAAATACCTTGAAATAGTACAGGAGAGATTGTCTAAGGTAGTAATAGAAAATAGGGATTTTGAAGATTTAATACGGACATATAATAAGCCTAAATCATTTTTTTATCTAGATCCACCTTATTATGGTA
This window harbors:
- a CDS encoding DNA adenine methylase, coding for MNSRELFNQFKQSYNTVGMTDIQRAARFFMIIKTSYGSRLHSYGCVKKDVSTMVKYLEIVQERLSKVVIENRDFEDLIRTYNKPKSFFYLDPPYYGTEKYYQVQFTEEDHLRLKRALNQVKGKFLLSYNDCDFIRDLYQDYNIKAVARPHNLHTKYEDKEQEYKELMVRNY